In the Gasterosteus aculeatus chromosome X, fGasAcu3.hap1.1, whole genome shotgun sequence genome, one interval contains:
- the LOC144383728 gene encoding myosin heavy chain, fast skeletal muscle-like isoform X2: protein MSTDAEMATYGKAAIYLRKPEKERIEAQTAPFDAKSACYVADVKELYLKATIIKKEGGKVTVKVLTTQEEKTVKEDDVSPMNPPKYDKIEDMAMMTHLNEASVLYNLKERYAAWMIYTYSGLFCATVNPYKWLPVYDAECVSAYRGKKRMEAPPHIFSVSDNAFQFMLTDRENQSVLITGESGAGKTVNTKRVIQYFATISVGGPKRDASKGSLEDQIIAANPLLEAYGNAKTVRNDNSSRFGKFIRIHFGTTGKLSSADIETYLLEKSRVTFQLPDERGYHIFYQMMTAHKPELLDLCLITTNPYDFPMCSMGQITVASIDDKVELEATDNAIDILGFSNEEKLSIYKMTGAVLHHGNMKFKQKQREEQAEPDGTEDADKVAYLLGLNSADMLKALCYPRVKVGNEYVTKGQTVPQVMNSVPALAKSIYEKMFLWMVIRINQMLDTKQPRQFYIGVLDIAGFEIFDFNTLEQLCINFTNEKLQQFFNHTMFVLEQEEYKKEGIIWEFIDFGMDLAACIELIEKPMGIFSILEEECMFPKATDTSFKNKLYDQHLGKNKAFEKPKPAKGKVEGHFSLVHYAGTVDYNITGWLDKNKDPLNESVIQLYQKSSVKLLPILYPPVVEETGGSKKGGKKKGGSMQTVSSQFRENLGKLMTNLRSTHPHFVRCLIPNESKTPGLMENFLVIHQLRCNGVLEGIRICRKGFPSRILYADFKQRYKVLNASVIPEGQFIDNKKASEKLLGSIDVPHDEYKFGHTKVFFKAGLLGTLEEMRDEKLASLVTMTQALCRGYLMRKEYVKMTERREAIYTIQYNVRSFMNVKHWPWMKVYYKIKPLLKSAETEKELANMKENYDKMKTDLAAALAKKKELEEKMVSLLQEKNDLQMQVASEGDNLSDAEERCEGLIKSKIQLEAKLKETTERLEDEEEINAELTAKKRKLEDECSELKKDIDDLELTLAKVEKEKHATENKVKNLTEEMASQDESIAKLTKEKKALQEAHQQTLDDLQAEEDKVNTLTKAKTKLEQQVDDLEGSLEQEKKLRMDLERAKRKLEGDLKLSQESVMDLENDKQQSDEKIKKKDFEISQLLSKIEDEQSLGAQLQKKIKELQARIEELEEEIEAERAARAKVEKQRADLSRELEEISERLEEAGGATAAQIEMNKKREAEFQKLRRDLEESTLQHESTAAALRKKQADSVAELGEQIDNLQRVKQKLEKEKSEYKMEIDDLSSNMEAVAKAKGNLEKMCRTLEDQLSELKTKNDENVRQINDSNAQKARLLTENGEFSRQLEEKEALVSQLTRGKQAFTQQIEELKRQIEEEVKAKNALAHGLQSARHDCDLLREQFEEEQEAKAELQRGMSKANSEVAQWRTKYETDAIQRTEELEESKKKLAQRLQEAEEQIEAVNSKCASLEKTKQRLQSEVEDLMIDVERANGLAANLDKKQRNFDKVLAEWKQKYEEGQAELEGAQKEARSLSTELFKMKNSYEEALDQLETMKRENKNLQQEISDLTEQIGETGKSIHELEKSKKQVETEKSEIQTALEEAEGTLEHEESKILRVQLELNQIKGEVDRKLAEKDEEMEQIKRNSQRITDSMQSTLDAEVRSRNDALRIKKKMEGDLNEMEIQLSHANRQAAESQKQLRNVQAQLKDAQLHLDDAVRAQEDFKEQAAMVDRRNGLMMAEIEELRAALEQTERSRKIAEQELVDASERVGLLHSQNTSLMNTKKKLETDLVQVQGEVDDTVQEARNAEEKAKKAITDAAMMAEELKKEQDTSAHLERMKKNLEVAVKDLQHRLDEAENLAMKGGKKQLQKLESRVRELETEVEAEQRRGADAVKGVRKYERRVKELTYQTEEDKKNVSRLQDLVDKLQLKVKAYKRQAEEAEEQANAHLSKCRKVQHELEEAEERADIAESQVNKLRAKSRDSGKGKEAAE, encoded by the exons ATGAGTACGGACGCGGAGATGGCCACTTATGGCAAAGCTGCCATTTACCTTCGTAAgccagagaaggagaggattGAGGCCCAAACCGCACCATTTGATGCCAAGAGTGCCTGCTACGTGGCTGATGTTAAGGAGCTGTACTTGAAGGCCACAATCATCAAGAAAGAGGGTGGCAAAGTCACTGTCAAAGTCCTGACCACTCAGGAG GAGAAGACAGTTAAAGAAGATGATGTCAGCCCAATGAATCCTCCCAAGTATGACAAGATTGAGGACATGGCCATGATGACCCATCTCAATGAAGCCTCTGTGCTGTATAATCTCAAAGAGCGTTATGCAGCATGGATGATCTAC ACCTACTCTGGACTGTTCTGTGCCACTGTGAACCCCTACAAGTGGCTCCCAGTGTACGATGCTGAATGTGTATCTGCCTATAGAGGCAAGAAGCGTATGGAGGCTCCACCCCACATCTTCTCTGTCTCTGACAACGCCTTCCAGTTCATGCTAACTG ATAGGGAGAACCAGTCTGTCTTGATCAC TGGAGAATCTGGTGCAGGGAAGACTGTGAACACCAAGCGTGTCATCCAGTACTTTGCAACTATCTCAGTTGGTGGACCGAAGAGGGACGCATCAAAG GGGTCACTGGAGGATCAGATTATTGCTGCCAATCCTCTGCTGGAGGCCTATGGTAACGCCAAAACTGTGAGGAATGACAACTCCTCTCGTTTT GGTAAATTCATCAGAATCCATTTTGGCACAACTGGCAAACTGTCTAGTGCTGATATTGAGACAT ATCTGCTGGAAAAGTCTAGAGTGACATTCCAGCTTCCTGATGAGAGAGGCTACCACATCTTCTACCAGATGATGACTGCCCACAAACCCGAGCTGCTTG ACTTGTGTCTCATCACAACCAACCCCTACGACTTCCCCATGTGCAGCATGGGTCAGATCACTGTGGCCAGCATTGATGACAAAGTTGAGCTGGAAGCCACTGAT AATGCTATTGATATCCTGGGCTTCTCAAATGAAGAGAAGTTGAGCATCTACAAGATGACTGGTGCAGTGCTCCACCATGGTAACATGAAGTTCAAGCAAAAGCAGCGTGAGGAGCAGGCTGAGCCTGATGGCACAGAGG atgcTGACAAGGTTGCTTACCTGCTTGGTCTCAACTCTGCTGACATGCTGAAAGCTCTGTGCTATCCCAGAGTCAAAGTCGGAAATGAGTATGTCACCAAGGGACAAACTGTACCTCAG GTGATGAACTCTGTTCCTGCCCTGGCCAAGTCTATTTATGAGAAGATGTTCCTGTGGATGGTCATCCGCATTAACCAAATGTTGGACACTAAACAACCAAGGCAGTTCTACATTGGAGTCCTGGATATCGCTGGTTTTGAAATCTTTGAT TTCAACACACTGGAGCAGCTGTGCATCAACTTCACCAATGAGAAACTGCAACAGTTCTTCAACCACACCATGTTTGTCCTGGAGCAAGAGGAGTACAAGAAGGAGGGTATTATCTGGGAGTTCATTGACTTTGGCATGGACTTGGCTGCTTGCATTGAGCTGATTGAAAAG CCCATGGGCATCTTCTCCATCCTTGAAGAGGAGTGCATGTTCCCCAAGGCAACAGATACATCCTTCAAGAACAAGCTGTATGACCAGCATCttggcaaaaacaaagcatttgaGAAGCCAAAGCCTGCCAAGGGCAAGGTGGAAGGCCACTTCTCCCTGGTGCACTATGCTGGTACCGTGGACTACAATATCACTGGCTGGCTGGACAAGAACAAGGATCCACTGAATGAGTCTGTCATCCAGCTGTACCAGAAATCCTCTGTGAAATTGCTGCCTATCCTGTATCCCCCAGTAGTAGAAG AGACTGGTGGGAGCAAGAAAGGAGGCAAGAAGAAGGGTGGTTCTATGCAGACTGTGTCTTCACAGTTTagg GAGAACTTGGGCAAGCTGATGACGAACTTGAGGAGCACCCATCCTCACTTTGTGCGCTGCTTGATTCCCAATGAGTCTAAGACTCCAG GTCTCATGGAGAACTTCCTAGTCATCCACCAGCTCAGGTGTAACGGTGTGCTGGAGGGTATCAGAATCTGCAGGAAAGGTTTCCCAAGCAGAATTCTCTATGCTGACTTCAAGCAGAG GTACAAGGTGCTGAATGCCAGTGTCATCCCTGAGGGCCAGTTCATTGACAACAAGAAGGCTTCAGAGAAGTTGCTTGGGTCAATTGATGTTCCTCATGATGAGTATAAATTTGGACACACAAAG gtGTTCTTCAAGGCCGGTCTGCTGGGTACCCTTGAGGAGATGAGAGATGAAAAACTTGCATCACTGGTCACAATGACCCAGGCTTTGTGCAGAGGTTACCTCATGAGAAAGGAATACGTTAAGATGACAGAGAGGAG GGAAGCCATTTATACCATCCAGTACAATGTTCGCTCATTCATGAATGTGAAACACTGGCCATGGATGAAGGTGTACTACAAGATCAAGCCACTGCTGAAGTCTGCTGAAACTGAGAAGGAGCTGGCAAACATGAAGGAGAACTATGATAAGATGAAAACTGACTTAGCTGCAGCCCTGGCCAAGAAGAAGGAattggaggagaagatggtgtCCCTTCTGCAAGAGAAGAACGATCTGCAGATGCAAGTAGCATCT GAAGGAGATAATCTCTCAGATGCTGAGGAAAGATGTGAGGGTCTTATCAAGAGCAAGATTCAACTGGAGGCCAAACTCAAAGAGACAACTGAGAgactggaggatgaggaggaaatcAATGCTGAGCTCACTGCCAAAAAGAGAAAGCTGGAGGATGAATGCTCTGAGCTCAAGAAGGATATTGATGACCTGGAGCTTACCTTGGCCAaagtggagaaggagaaacatgCCACTGAGAACAAG GTCAAGAACCTGACCGAGGAGATGGCCTCTCAGGATGAGAGCATTGCCAAGTTAACCAAGGAAAAGAAAGCGCTTCAGGAGGCTCACCAGCAGACTCTTGAtgacctgcaggcagaggaagacAAAGTCAACACTCTGACCAAGGCCAAGACCAAGCTTGAGCAGCAAGTGGACGAT CTTGAGGGTTCTCTGGAGCAAGAGAAGAAGCTTCGTATGGACCTTGAGAGAGCCAAGAGAAAGCTTGAGGGTGATCTGAAACTATCCCAGGAATCTGTCATGGATCTTGAGAATGACAAACAGCAGTCTGATGAGAAGATTAAAAA GAAGGACTTTGAAATCAGTCAGCTTCTCAGCAAGATTGAAGATGAGCAGTCACTGGGTGCTCAGCTTCAGAAGAAGATCAAGGAGCTTCAG GCCCGCATTGAAGAACTGGAGGAAGAGATTGAGGCTGAGCGTGCTGCTCGTGCCAAGGTAGAGAAGCAGAGAGCTGACCTCTCCAGGGAACTTGAGGAGATCAGTGAGAGGCTGGAAGAGGCCGGTGGTGCGACTGCTGCTCAGATTGAGATGAACAAGAAGCGTGAGGCTGAGTTCCAGAAGCTCCGTCGCGACCTTGAGGAGTCCACTCTGCAGCATGaatccactgctgctgctctccgcaAGAAGCAGGCTGACAGCGTTGCTGAGCTGGGTGAGCAGATTGACAACCTCCAGCGTGTGAAGCAGAAGCTTGAGAAGGAAAAGAGTGAATACAAGATGGAGATCGATGACCTCTCCAGCAACATGGAGGCTGTTGCTAAAGCAAAG GGAAATCTTGAAAAGATGTGCCGTACTCTTGAGGACCAACTTAGCGAACTGAAGACAAAGAATGATGAAAATGTTCGTCAGATCAATGACTCAAATGCACAGAAAGCACGTCTCCTCACAGAAAATG GTGAGTTCAGCCGTCAACTTGAGGAGAAAGAAGCCCTTGTCTCCCAGCTGACCAGAGGCAAACAGGCCTTCACTCAGCAGATTGAGGAGCTCAAGAGACAGATTGAAGAGGAAGTTAAG GCCAAGAATGCCCTTGCCCATGGACTGCAATCTGCTCGCCATGACTGTGATCTGCTGAGGGAGCagtttgaggaggagcaggaggccaagGCTGAGCTGCAGCGTGGAATGTCCAAGGCCAACAGTGAGGTGGCTCAGTGGAGGACTAAGTATGAAACTGATGCAATTCAGCGCACAGAGGAGCTTGAGGAATCCAA GAAAAAGCTGGCTCAGCGCCTTCAGGAGGCTGAGGAACAGATTGAGGCCGTGAACTCCAAGTGCGCCTCTCTTGAGAAAACCAAACAGAGGCTCCAGAGTGAGGTGGAGGATCTCATGATCGATGTAGAGAGGGCCAACGGTCTCGCTGCCAACCTTGACAAGAAGCAAAGGAACTTTGACAAG GTGTTGGCGGAGTGGAAACAAAAGTACGAGGAGGGTCAGGCCGAACTTGAGGGAGCACAGAAGGAGGCTCGTTCTCTCAGCACTGAGCTGTTCAAGATGAAGAACTCTTATGAGGAAGCTCTGGATCAGCTGGAGACAATGAAGCGGGAAAACAAGAACCTACAAC AGGAGATCTCAGATCTGACTGAACAGATTGGTGAGACTGGCAAGAGCATCCATGAGCTGGAGAAGTCCAAGAAGCAGGTGGAAACAGAGAAGTCTGAGATCCAGACAGCTCTTGAAGAAGCTGAG GGAACTCTGGAACACGAGGAGTCCAAGATCCTCCGTGTCCAGCTGGAGCTGAACCAGATTAAGGGCGAAGTGGACAGGAAGCTGGCAGAGAAAGATGAGGAGATGGAGCAGATCAAGAGGAACAGCCAGAGAATCACTGACTCCATGCAGAGCACTTTGGACGCTGAGGTCAGGAGCAGGAACGATGCTCTGAGgatcaagaagaagatggagggagacctCAACGAAATGGAGATTCAGCTGAGCCACGCCAATCGCCAGGCTGCTGAGTCCCAGAAGCAGCTGAGGAACGTGCAGGCACAGCTAAAG GATGCACAACTGCACCTTGACGATGCTGTTAGAGCCCAGGAAGACTTCAAGGAACAAGCTGCCATGGTGGATCGCAGGAACGGTCTCATGATGGCTGAAATTGAGGAACTTAGAGCTGCTCTggaacagacagagagaagccGCAAAATCGCGGAGCAGGAGTTGGTGGACGCCAGTGAGCGTGTTGGACTCCTGCACTCTCAG AACACAAGTCTCATGAACACCAAGAAGAAGCTTGAGACTGACCTGGTCCAGGTCCAGGGTGAAGTGGATGACACTGTTCAGGAAGCAAGGAATGCAGAAGAGAAGGCCAAGAAGGCCATCACTGAT GCTGCTATGATGGCTGaagagctgaagaaggagcaAGACACTAGTGCTCACCttgagaggatgaagaagaatcTGGAGGTCGCTGTTAAGGACCTGCAGCACCGCCTGGACGAGGCTGAGAACCTGGCCATGAAGGGTGGCAAGAAGCAGCTCCAGAAACTGGAGTCCAGG gtgcgTGAGCTTGAGACAGAGGTTGAGGCTGAGCAGAGACGTGGAGCAGATGCTGTTAAGGGTGTCCGCAAATATGAGAGGAGAGTGAAGGAGCTCACCTATCAG ACTGAAGAGGACAAGAAAAATGTCTCAAGGCTGCAAGATCTGGTTGACAAGTTGCAACTGAAGGTGAAGGCTTACAAGAGGCAGGCTGAGGAGGCG GAGGAACAGGCCAATGCTCATCTGTCCAAGTGCAGGAAGGTCCAgcacgagctggaggaggctgaggagcgTGCAGACATTGCAGAGTCCCAGGTCAACAAGCTGAGAGCAAAAAGCCGTGACTCTGGCAAG GGAAAAGAGGCAGCTGAGTAG